The following proteins are co-located in the Desulfovibrio legallii genome:
- a CDS encoding heavy metal translocating P-type ATPase yields the protein MSASKDTGACPLRFDIGGMHCAACSSRIERVVGRMEGVDKISVNLATAKAEVWARPGEEKAVSKNLVERVAALGFTASPAAEDNAAAEFAANKARTLADIQARLRRLIPMACFAVPLLAVSMGHMAGLPLPAWLAPHSAPRTFMLVQFFLTLPVVWLGRHFYKDGIAALLRRAPAMDSLVAVGTGAAFLFSLGNTLLGLAGSEPVTRAMNLYYESCAVLLTMIELGQFLEATAKRKAGDAMGALMSLTPQTALLLDPADAAQPPREVPLAQVRAGDTLLLKPGGRVPVDGVVLTGRSAVDVSLLTGESMPVPVAPDDKLVAGSVNGEGSLTLRAEAVGRDTRLARIIRLVREAQGSKAPIARLADKVSFYFVPAVMLLAVLAALAWLILSNEPVTTALTVFVAVLVMACPCAMGLATPMSIMVGTGRGAQLGVLIKNGAALEQAGRISVLAVDKTGTLTTGKPVLTGLDALPGAEGKDENALLTLTASLEARSEHPLAHAILAAAKERNLPAALVDDVVVSPGLGIAGQVNAEHVAVGNRAFMEERGLSVPQDVLDRLTALAEAGQTPLLLALGAGAEARLAAVLALADALRPESASVVSRLRRMGVRVVMLTGDNERTARAVAAKAGVDEVAAGLLPAQKADYVRRLQGEGNIVGMVGDGVNDAPALAAAHVGMAVGTGVDVSAEAGDMVLMRDGMEAVLTALALSRATMRNIRQNLFWAFGYNILGLPVAAGLLHAFGGPMLSPMIAGTAMALSSVSVVSNALRLRWFRIQG from the coding sequence ATGAGCGCCAGCAAGGATACGGGGGCCTGCCCCCTGCGCTTCGACATAGGGGGCATGCACTGCGCGGCCTGCTCCTCCCGCATCGAGCGGGTGGTGGGCCGGATGGAGGGCGTGGATAAAATCAGCGTCAACCTGGCCACGGCCAAAGCGGAGGTCTGGGCCAGACCGGGCGAAGAAAAGGCCGTCAGCAAAAATCTTGTGGAGCGCGTGGCCGCCTTGGGCTTTACGGCCTCTCCCGCCGCCGAGGACAACGCCGCCGCCGAGTTCGCCGCCAACAAAGCCCGCACCCTGGCCGACATCCAGGCCCGGCTGCGCCGCCTCATCCCCATGGCCTGCTTTGCCGTGCCTTTGCTGGCGGTCTCCATGGGGCACATGGCGGGCCTGCCCCTGCCCGCTTGGCTTGCGCCGCACAGCGCGCCCCGCACCTTCATGCTGGTTCAGTTTTTTCTGACCCTGCCCGTGGTCTGGCTGGGCCGCCATTTTTACAAGGACGGCATCGCCGCCCTGCTGCGTCGCGCCCCGGCCATGGACAGCCTGGTGGCCGTGGGCACGGGCGCGGCCTTCCTGTTCAGCCTGGGCAATACCCTGCTGGGCCTGGCCGGTTCGGAGCCCGTAACCCGCGCCATGAATCTCTATTATGAATCCTGCGCCGTGCTGCTTACCATGATCGAGCTGGGGCAGTTTCTTGAGGCCACGGCCAAGCGCAAGGCCGGGGACGCCATGGGCGCGCTCATGAGCCTTACCCCCCAGACGGCCCTGCTGCTGGATCCCGCCGACGCGGCGCAGCCCCCGCGGGAGGTGCCCCTGGCCCAGGTGCGGGCGGGCGACACCCTGCTGCTCAAGCCCGGCGGGCGCGTGCCCGTGGACGGCGTGGTGCTTACGGGCCGCAGCGCCGTGGACGTTTCCCTGCTTACGGGCGAATCCATGCCCGTGCCCGTGGCCCCGGACGACAAGCTGGTGGCGGGCAGCGTTAACGGCGAGGGCTCCCTGACCCTGCGGGCCGAAGCCGTAGGCCGCGACACGCGCCTGGCCCGCATCATCCGCCTGGTGCGCGAAGCCCAGGGCAGCAAGGCCCCCATTGCCCGCCTGGCGGACAAAGTGAGCTTCTACTTCGTGCCCGCGGTCATGCTGCTGGCCGTGCTGGCGGCCCTGGCCTGGCTTATTCTGAGCAACGAACCCGTCACCACTGCCCTCACCGTGTTTGTGGCCGTGCTGGTCATGGCCTGCCCCTGCGCCATGGGCCTGGCCACACCCATGTCCATCATGGTGGGCACGGGCCGGGGCGCGCAACTGGGCGTGCTGATCAAGAACGGCGCGGCCCTGGAGCAGGCCGGGCGCATCAGCGTGCTGGCCGTGGACAAAACCGGCACCCTCACCACGGGCAAACCCGTGCTTACGGGGCTGGACGCGCTGCCCGGCGCGGAAGGAAAGGACGAAAACGCCCTGCTGACCCTGACCGCCAGCCTGGAAGCCCGCTCCGAACACCCCCTGGCCCACGCCATTCTGGCCGCCGCCAAGGAGCGTAACCTCCCCGCCGCCTTGGTGGACGACGTTGTGGTCAGCCCCGGCCTGGGCATTGCCGGGCAGGTGAACGCGGAACATGTGGCCGTGGGCAACCGCGCCTTTATGGAAGAACGCGGCCTGAGCGTGCCCCAGGACGTCCTGGACCGCCTGACGGCCCTGGCCGAAGCCGGGCAGACGCCCCTGCTGCTGGCTCTGGGCGCAGGGGCGGAGGCCCGCCTGGCCGCCGTTCTGGCCCTGGCAGACGCTCTGCGCCCCGAATCCGCCTCTGTAGTAAGCCGCCTGCGCCGCATGGGCGTGCGCGTGGTCATGCTCACCGGCGACAACGAACGCACGGCCCGCGCCGTGGCCGCCAAGGCCGGCGTGGACGAGGTGGCCGCCGGCCTGCTGCCCGCGCAAAAGGCGGACTATGTGCGCCGCCTGCAAGGGGAAGGCAATATTGTGGGCATGGTGGGCGACGGCGTCAACGACGCCCCGGCCCTGGCCGCGGCCCATGTGGGCATGGCCGTGGGCACGGGCGTGGACGTGAGCGCCGAAGCTGGCGACATGGTGCTGATGCGCGACGGCATGGAAGCCGTGCTCACCGCCCTGGCCCTTTCCCGCGCCACCATGCGCAACATCCGCCAGAACCTGTTCTGGGCCTTCGGCTACAACATCCTGGGCCTGCCCGTGGCCGCCGGGCTGCTGCACGCCTTCGGCGGGCCCATGCTTTCCCCCATGATCGCCGGCACCGCCATGGCCCTCTCCTCCGTCTCTGTGGTCAGCAACGCCCTGCGCCTGCGCTGGTTCCGCATCCAAGGGTAG
- a CDS encoding heavy-metal-associated domain-containing protein: MKTLKVNGMRCGHCKASVEEAAGKIAGVKNPQVDLEAKELRFEESAPVDMAALRAAITDIGFDPE, from the coding sequence ATGAAAACCCTGAAAGTCAATGGCATGCGCTGCGGGCACTGCAAGGCCTCGGTGGAGGAAGCGGCGGGCAAGATCGCCGGCGTGAAGAACCCCCAGGTGGATCTGGAGGCCAAGGAACTGCGCTTTGAGGAAAGCGCGCCCGTGGATATGGCCGCCCTGCGCGCCGCCATCACTGACATCGGCTTTGATCCGGAATAG
- a CDS encoding M14 family metallopeptidase, with product MPPLDFTLTRLGDASGPVALVVGGIQGDEPGGFSAATLLTTHYTIRSGGLWVVPNLNFPSIIKRSRGLYGDMNRKFARLDDRDPEYGTVRRIQDLIRHPRVVLVLNLHDGSGYYRPVYEDRLRNAARWGQSVIIDQERLPGVFMGDLAREAQEAAAAANKGLLDPAHRLHVHNTRTAEGDREMEKSLSYYAVRQGKAAFGLEASKEFPVELRAYYHLCMVESLLRQAGVAFTRGFELSPEGVRGALLENLGVSFADNRIFLPLEDARPTINYLPLPKEAQATAVPSKPIMAVLPCERDDGQYCVHYGNRMITLIRPEWREVDTSLSGVRARVDGKDVDVPFGRVLDVRAELLVQPQEGVRVNAIGVDSGEKDESGLTLRRKDFLPRFSVDRQGRIFRVEVYRGQRCSGMFLVRFAADAPRQARAAPLPDRPGPESALGF from the coding sequence GTGCCGCCGCTGGATTTTACGCTGACGCGCCTGGGCGATGCAAGCGGGCCTGTGGCGCTGGTGGTGGGCGGCATCCAGGGCGACGAGCCCGGCGGCTTTTCCGCCGCCACCTTACTGACCACCCACTACACCATCCGCAGCGGCGGCCTGTGGGTAGTGCCCAATCTCAATTTTCCCAGCATCATCAAGCGCTCGCGCGGGCTTTACGGCGATATGAACCGCAAATTCGCCCGCCTGGACGACCGCGACCCGGAATACGGCACCGTGCGCCGCATCCAGGACCTTATCCGGCACCCCAGGGTGGTCCTGGTGCTCAATCTGCACGACGGCAGCGGCTACTACCGCCCCGTCTATGAGGACAGGCTGCGCAACGCCGCGCGCTGGGGGCAGTCTGTGATCATTGATCAGGAGCGCCTGCCCGGCGTCTTCATGGGCGATCTGGCCCGGGAGGCGCAGGAGGCCGCGGCCGCGGCCAACAAGGGCCTGCTGGACCCCGCCCACCGCCTGCATGTGCACAATACCCGCACGGCCGAAGGCGACCGGGAGATGGAAAAGAGCCTTTCGTACTATGCCGTGCGTCAGGGCAAGGCGGCCTTCGGCCTGGAAGCCAGCAAGGAATTTCCCGTGGAGCTGCGCGCCTATTACCACCTGTGCATGGTGGAATCCCTGCTGCGTCAGGCCGGGGTGGCTTTTACGCGCGGCTTTGAGCTCAGCCCTGAGGGCGTGCGCGGGGCCCTGCTGGAGAATCTGGGCGTTTCTTTTGCCGACAACAGGATTTTTCTGCCCCTGGAGGACGCGCGCCCGACCATCAATTATCTTCCCCTGCCCAAGGAGGCCCAGGCCACGGCCGTGCCTTCCAAGCCCATCATGGCCGTGCTGCCCTGCGAGCGGGACGACGGCCAGTACTGCGTGCACTACGGCAACCGCATGATCACCCTTATCCGGCCCGAATGGCGGGAGGTGGACACCAGCCTCAGCGGCGTGCGCGCGCGGGTGGACGGCAAGGATGTGGACGTGCCCTTTGGCCGGGTGCTGGACGTGCGCGCGGAATTGCTGGTGCAGCCGCAGGAGGGCGTGCGCGTCAACGCCATCGGCGTGGACAGCGGCGAAAAGGACGAAAGCGGCCTGACCCTGCGGCGCAAGGATTTTCTGCCCCGCTTTTCTGTGGACCGGCAGGGGCGCATCTTTCGGGTGGAGGTTTATCGGGGCCAACGCTGCAGCGGCATGTTCCTGGTGCGCTTTGCCGCCGACGCCCCCCGGCAGGCGCGCGCGGCCCCGCTGCCCGACAGGCCTGGGCCGGAATCCGCTTTGGGCTTCTGA
- a CDS encoding NAD(P)H-dependent glycerol-3-phosphate dehydrogenase: MKTTVQRICVAGGGSWGTALAHLLAVKGHSVTLWLRDAAVAQAINQRHENPRYLPGRALSPRLTAGTDPEALGADLVVLAVPTQQLRAWLTERAGFFRPGAVLVNAAKGLETETLSACSEIVATVLARLEPRYAVLSGPSFAAEVLAGLPTAVVLASHHRALGRRLREIFAGPAFRCYSSTDVTGVEMGGALKNVMAIAAGICDGLGLGHNSRAALITRGLAEMCRLGVARGARARTFMGLSGLGDLTLTCTGDLSRNRQVGLRLGRGEALEAITASLGMVAEGVKTTAAVYALARRTGVDAPLTAAVHAILYEGQRPAAVLRNLMDRDLRDE; the protein is encoded by the coding sequence ATGAAAACTACTGTGCAGCGCATCTGCGTGGCCGGGGGCGGCAGCTGGGGCACGGCCCTGGCCCATCTGCTGGCCGTCAAAGGCCACAGCGTCACCCTCTGGCTGCGGGACGCGGCCGTGGCCCAGGCCATCAACCAGCGGCATGAAAACCCGCGCTATCTGCCTGGCCGCGCCCTCAGCCCGCGCCTGACGGCCGGAACGGATCCGGAAGCGCTGGGGGCCGACCTGGTGGTGCTGGCCGTGCCCACCCAGCAGTTGCGCGCCTGGCTCACGGAGCGGGCGGGCTTTTTCCGCCCCGGCGCGGTGCTGGTCAATGCGGCCAAGGGCCTGGAAACCGAAACCCTGTCCGCCTGCTCCGAGATCGTGGCCACCGTGCTGGCCCGGCTGGAGCCGCGTTATGCCGTGCTTTCCGGCCCTTCCTTTGCGGCCGAGGTGCTGGCGGGCCTGCCCACGGCCGTGGTGCTGGCTTCGCACCACCGGGCCCTGGGGCGGCGGCTGCGCGAAATTTTTGCCGGGCCCGCCTTCCGCTGCTATTCCAGCACGGACGTGACGGGCGTGGAGATGGGCGGGGCGCTCAAAAACGTCATGGCCATTGCCGCGGGCATCTGCGACGGCCTGGGCCTGGGGCACAACAGCCGCGCGGCCCTCATCACCCGTGGCCTGGCCGAAATGTGCCGTCTGGGCGTGGCGCGGGGCGCGCGGGCCCGCACCTTCATGGGGCTTTCCGGCCTGGGCGATCTGACCCTGACCTGCACGGGCGACCTTTCGCGCAACCGCCAGGTGGGGCTGCGCCTGGGGCGCGGCGAAGCCCTGGAGGCCATTACCGCCAGCCTGGGCATGGTGGCCGAGGGCGTTAAAACCACGGCCGCCGTGTACGCCCTGGCCCGCCGCACGGGCGTGGACGCGCCCCTGACCGCCGCCGTGCACGCCATCCTCTATGAAGGGCAGCGCCCGGCCGCCGTGCTGCGCAACCTTATGGACCGCGATCTGCGGGACGAATAG
- the asnS gene encoding asparagine--tRNA ligase: MQRTLIVDLLNAAAPADNVALCGWIRTRRDAKEFSFVELNDGSCRANLQCIVDAGTAAQAGLGEAATGAAVRVRGALVASPGKGQRWEVRATAVEVFGLADPETFPLQKKRHSDEFLRTIAHLRPRTNKYGAAFRIRAEAGYAVHEFFRSRRFAWVHTPVLTGADCEGAGEMFRVTALEPGQTDLQRDFFGRRCNLTVSGQLEAEALAMGLGRVYSFGPTFRAENSNTPRHAAEFWMIEPEMAFADLDDLMDLGEDLTRSVVEHALAHCAEDLALFDSFVDKGLLARLKGLLAAPFARVPYAEAVEILQKSGKDFAYPVAFGTDLQTEHERYLAEEHFGKPVAVYNYPKEIKAFYMRQNDDGRTVAAVDILVPRIGELIGGSQREERLDRLTARIAELGQRPEDYWWYLDLRRFGSVPHAGFGLGFERLLMLLTGISNIRDVIPFPRTPGNLEF; encoded by the coding sequence ATGCAGCGCACCCTTATTGTGGATCTGCTGAACGCCGCCGCGCCCGCGGATAACGTTGCCCTCTGCGGCTGGATCCGCACCCGCCGCGACGCCAAGGAATTTTCGTTTGTGGAGCTTAACGACGGCTCCTGCCGCGCCAACCTGCAGTGCATTGTGGACGCGGGCACGGCGGCGCAGGCGGGGCTGGGCGAGGCGGCCACGGGCGCGGCCGTGCGCGTGCGCGGCGCGTTGGTGGCTTCGCCGGGCAAAGGCCAGCGCTGGGAGGTGCGGGCAACGGCGGTGGAGGTGTTCGGTTTGGCCGATCCGGAGACTTTTCCCTTGCAGAAAAAGCGCCATTCCGATGAATTTCTGCGCACCATCGCCCATTTGCGGCCGCGCACCAACAAATACGGCGCGGCCTTCCGCATCCGGGCTGAAGCCGGCTACGCGGTGCACGAGTTTTTTCGCTCGCGCCGCTTTGCCTGGGTGCACACCCCGGTGCTCACGGGCGCGGACTGCGAAGGCGCGGGCGAGATGTTCCGCGTCACGGCGCTGGAACCGGGGCAGACGGATCTGCAGCGGGATTTTTTCGGGCGGCGCTGCAACCTGACCGTTTCCGGCCAGCTGGAGGCCGAAGCCCTGGCCATGGGCCTGGGCCGGGTTTATTCCTTTGGGCCCACCTTCCGGGCGGAAAATTCCAATACCCCGCGCCACGCCGCCGAATTTTGGATGATCGAACCGGAAATGGCCTTTGCCGATCTGGACGACCTCATGGACCTGGGCGAAGACCTTACCCGCTCTGTGGTGGAGCACGCCCTGGCCCACTGCGCCGAGGATCTGGCCCTGTTTGACAGCTTTGTGGATAAAGGCCTGCTGGCTCGGCTCAAAGGGCTTTTGGCCGCCCCCTTTGCCCGCGTGCCCTATGCCGAGGCCGTGGAGATTCTGCAGAAAAGCGGCAAGGATTTTGCCTACCCCGTGGCCTTCGGCACGGACCTGCAGACCGAACACGAGCGCTACCTGGCGGAAGAGCACTTTGGCAAGCCCGTGGCTGTGTATAATTATCCAAAAGAAATCAAGGCGTTTTATATGCGTCAGAACGACGACGGGCGCACCGTGGCCGCCGTGGATATTCTGGTGCCGCGCATTGGCGAGCTCATCGGCGGTTCGCAGCGCGAGGAGCGCCTGGACCGGCTTACGGCCCGCATTGCGGAGCTGGGGCAGCGGCCTGAAGACTACTGGTGGTACCTGGATCTGCGCCGCTTCGGCAGCGTGCCCCACGCGGGCTTCGGCCTGGGCTTTGAGCGGCTGCTCATGCTGCTCACGGGCATAAGCAACATTCGCGACGTCATCCCCTTCCCGCGCACGCCGGGGAACCTGGAGTTTTAG
- a CDS encoding Crp/Fnr family transcriptional regulator, whose product MFFVVSGRVRLMALAAEGSEKTLWYLREGCCFNETPSFILLGHDNPLVMGDARYYHECVEDSYICSFTGEEVRKIGLQKPELLLNLCHSFSFKVTLLSQQVISLSLKSQTTRVCKFLASRIVPGAQPLRARRDISYREMADLLGMHRISLYKVLRQAQSRGLLRFDKSCEDIFILRPEEFFKEAHLAPTAYGQPA is encoded by the coding sequence ATGTTTTTTGTAGTCAGCGGCAGGGTGCGCCTTATGGCCCTGGCCGCCGAAGGCAGCGAAAAAACGCTCTGGTACCTGCGGGAAGGCTGCTGCTTCAACGAAACGCCCTCATTCATTCTGCTGGGCCACGACAATCCCTTAGTCATGGGGGATGCCCGGTACTATCATGAATGCGTTGAGGACAGCTATATATGCTCTTTTACGGGCGAAGAAGTGCGTAAAATAGGCTTGCAGAAACCTGAACTGCTGCTCAACCTCTGCCACAGCTTCAGCTTTAAGGTCACGCTGCTCTCGCAGCAGGTGATTTCCCTGAGCCTGAAATCGCAGACGACCCGGGTCTGCAAATTCCTGGCCTCGCGCATCGTGCCCGGCGCGCAGCCCCTGCGGGCCCGTCGGGACATCTCCTACCGGGAAATGGCCGACCTTCTGGGCATGCACCGCATTTCCCTCTACAAGGTGCTGCGCCAGGCGCAAAGCCGGGGGCTGCTGCGCTTTGACAAAAGCTGCGAGGATATTTTTATCCTCCGGCCTGAAGAGTTTTTTAAGGAGGCGCACCTCGCGCCCACGGCCTACGGGCAGCCGGCCTGA
- a CDS encoding aryl-sulfate sulfotransferase: MGHPTIYPTGVTLYNPDKAWNGFTILQAPDNGALLLGMNGHEIRMWKDVHGFPNKMFPGGMLMGSTGTRHPKFGLQDQLDLVQIDWDGNIVWKFDRAEFIEDPGQEPRWMARQHHDFQREGSSAGYYAPGSEPKIDSGNTLVLCHRNTVQPYISDKTLVDDVIYEVNWEGDILWEWACSDHAEEMGFSEEARNAMCRDPNYRGGTLMEDAPGVGDWMHVNSMSTLGPNKWFDAGDGRFHPDNIIIDGRETNVILILDKKTGKVVWQLGPDYNRTPEAKGIGWIIGQHHAHMIPRGLPGEGNILVFDNGGWAGYGAPNPGAAHGVKAAQRDYSRVLEIDPVSLKIVWQYTPHEAGFLIPLDASRFYSPFISSAQRLPNGNTLICEGSDGRVFEVTSEHEIVWEYLCPYKGHIGMPMNWVYRAYRLPYAWVPQAEVPAEKAIEPLSVKDYRVPDAAPFGPLSTVSVKGTVGYYSGAGHCVAATE; the protein is encoded by the coding sequence ATGGGGCATCCCACTATTTATCCCACCGGCGTCACGTTGTATAATCCGGACAAGGCCTGGAACGGCTTTACCATCCTGCAGGCTCCCGACAACGGGGCCCTGCTTCTGGGCATGAACGGTCATGAAATCCGGATGTGGAAGGACGTGCACGGCTTTCCCAACAAGATGTTCCCTGGCGGCATGCTCATGGGCAGCACCGGCACCCGCCACCCCAAGTTCGGCCTGCAGGACCAGCTGGACCTGGTGCAGATCGACTGGGACGGCAACATCGTCTGGAAATTTGACCGGGCGGAATTTATCGAGGATCCGGGCCAGGAACCGCGCTGGATGGCGCGCCAGCACCACGATTTTCAGCGCGAGGGCAGCTCCGCAGGCTACTATGCGCCCGGCTCCGAACCCAAGATCGATTCCGGCAACACCCTGGTGCTCTGCCACCGCAACACCGTGCAGCCGTACATCAGCGACAAAACCCTGGTGGACGACGTTATCTATGAAGTGAACTGGGAAGGCGACATCCTTTGGGAGTGGGCCTGCTCCGACCATGCGGAAGAGATGGGCTTTTCCGAGGAAGCCCGCAACGCCATGTGCCGCGACCCCAACTACCGCGGCGGCACCCTCATGGAAGACGCGCCCGGCGTGGGCGACTGGATGCACGTCAACTCCATGTCCACCCTCGGCCCCAACAAGTGGTTTGACGCCGGGGACGGCCGCTTTCATCCCGACAACATCATCATCGACGGCCGCGAAACCAACGTCATTCTGATTCTGGACAAAAAGACCGGCAAGGTCGTCTGGCAGCTGGGCCCCGACTACAACCGCACACCTGAGGCAAAGGGCATTGGCTGGATCATCGGCCAGCACCATGCCCACATGATCCCCCGCGGCCTGCCCGGCGAGGGCAACATCCTGGTCTTTGACAACGGCGGCTGGGCCGGCTACGGCGCGCCCAATCCCGGCGCGGCCCACGGCGTTAAAGCCGCGCAGCGCGACTACTCCCGCGTGCTGGAGATAGACCCCGTCAGCCTCAAGATCGTGTGGCAGTATACCCCGCACGAGGCGGGCTTCCTCATCCCCCTGGACGCCAGCCGCTTCTACAGCCCCTTCATCAGCTCGGCGCAGCGGCTGCCCAACGGCAATACCCTGATCTGCGAAGGTTCGGACGGCCGCGTGTTTGAAGTCACCAGCGAGCATGAGATCGTCTGGGAATACCTGTGCCCCTACAAAGGGCACATCGGCATGCCCATGAACTGGGTGTACCGCGCCTACCGCCTGCCCTACGCCTGGGTGCCGCAGGCCGAAGTCCCCGCCGAAAAGGCCATTGAACCCTTGAGCGTCAAGGACTACCGGGTGCCCGACGCGGCGCCCTTTGGTCCCTTGAGCACGGTTTCGGTCAAGGGCACCGTTGGCTACTACAGCGGCGCGGGCCATTGCGTGGCCGCCACCGAATAG
- a CDS encoding OsmC family protein: MATVTETYLGNLRVECVHTLSGTKLCTTPTPDHGGAGDSFSPTDLCAAALGACALSVLATYAENHGLDVSGTRLEINKSMTSGSPSRIGRLEVTFHMPARPYSQKEKTVMERAAKTCGVHHSLHPDVEQVFIFDWPDAAPGAA; encoded by the coding sequence ATGGCCACCGTTACTGAAACGTATTTGGGCAATCTGCGCGTGGAATGCGTCCACACCCTGAGCGGCACCAAACTCTGCACCACGCCCACCCCGGACCACGGCGGCGCGGGCGACAGTTTTTCTCCCACCGACCTCTGCGCGGCGGCCCTGGGTGCCTGCGCCTTGAGCGTGCTGGCCACCTATGCCGAAAACCACGGCCTGGACGTGAGCGGCACGCGGCTGGAGATCAATAAGTCCATGACTTCCGGCAGCCCCAGCCGCATAGGGCGGCTGGAGGTCACCTTCCACATGCCCGCCAGGCCGTACAGCCAGAAGGAAAAAACCGTTATGGAGCGCGCCGCCAAAACCTGCGGCGTACACCACAGCCTGCACCCGGACGTGGAGCAGGTTTTTATTTTTGACTGGCCGGATGCCGCGCCGGGCGCTGCATAA
- a CDS encoding outer membrane homotrimeric porin → MHYARHALALAVAVCALLAGRQPVEAVDFKVKGAFDISFETSNVLPRGVSGKDTFGAIERLRAQIDAVASENLSGSVMFTVGTGTMNWGSAKDGAALGADGTQNLGVRHVYIDWTLPKTDLKVRMGMQPLLLPGYVTGWNAVYGQSTAGVNLSLPQVQLGDARIEAAFFWGRPYNDNSNLTQYNKDESGYLDNLDVFGLSVPITAPGLKVTPWGMYALMGENSLRGINDNTAQREPAIYAPRGGLMPVLGSGGTYVSTFEKVYRSAHNTWSNGYWGGLTSELNLWAPFNIAAEFSYGAVDMGELHNYTGFGATAAQGRTFELTRRGWYAALRVDYKCDWGTPGLTAWYGSGDDDNPYNGSERLPQFNTAWPVTPLGFGGGFFDLNTWKVLGHNPSGLAGGVIGIKDLSFVKDLTHTVKVGYFQGTNSAEMPRKANMVSYPSRADGPMAYLTTTDHAWDYSISNTYKIYENLLVNLEAAYVNLHLDGDTWHGVEDSQYRDNWRVSLSFRYLF, encoded by the coding sequence ATGCACTACGCCCGCCATGCCCTGGCGCTTGCGGTTGCGGTCTGCGCGCTTCTTGCGGGCCGGCAGCCGGTCGAAGCGGTGGATTTTAAGGTCAAGGGAGCCTTTGACATCAGCTTTGAAACCTCAAACGTGCTGCCGCGCGGCGTCAGCGGCAAGGACACCTTCGGCGCCATTGAGCGCCTGCGTGCCCAGATCGACGCCGTGGCCAGCGAAAACCTTTCAGGCAGCGTCATGTTTACGGTGGGCACCGGCACCATGAACTGGGGCTCCGCCAAGGACGGCGCGGCCCTGGGCGCGGACGGCACGCAGAACCTGGGTGTGCGCCATGTCTACATCGACTGGACCTTGCCCAAAACCGACCTCAAGGTGCGCATGGGCATGCAGCCCCTGCTGCTGCCGGGCTACGTCACGGGCTGGAACGCCGTCTACGGGCAGTCTACCGCGGGGGTCAACCTGAGCCTGCCCCAGGTGCAGCTGGGCGACGCGCGGATAGAGGCCGCCTTTTTCTGGGGCCGCCCCTATAACGACAACTCGAACCTGACCCAATACAACAAAGACGAATCAGGCTATCTGGACAACCTGGACGTGTTCGGCCTGAGCGTGCCCATCACCGCCCCCGGCCTCAAAGTTACCCCCTGGGGCATGTACGCCCTGATGGGCGAAAACAGCCTGCGCGGCATCAACGACAACACCGCCCAGCGCGAGCCCGCCATTTATGCGCCGCGCGGCGGCCTTATGCCTGTGCTGGGCAGCGGCGGCACCTATGTGAGCACCTTTGAAAAAGTCTACCGCAGCGCCCACAACACCTGGAGTAACGGCTATTGGGGCGGCCTGACCTCCGAGCTCAACCTCTGGGCCCCCTTCAACATCGCCGCCGAATTCAGCTACGGCGCGGTGGATATGGGCGAGCTGCACAACTACACGGGCTTTGGCGCTACGGCCGCCCAGGGGCGGACCTTTGAGCTCACCCGCCGCGGCTGGTACGCGGCCCTGCGGGTGGACTACAAGTGCGACTGGGGCACGCCCGGCCTCACCGCCTGGTACGGCAGTGGCGACGACGACAACCCCTACAACGGCTCCGAGCGCCTGCCCCAGTTCAATACGGCCTGGCCCGTAACGCCTCTGGGCTTCGGCGGCGGCTTTTTTGACCTGAACACCTGGAAGGTGCTGGGCCACAACCCCAGCGGCCTGGCGGGCGGTGTGATCGGCATCAAAGACCTGAGCTTCGTCAAAGACCTTACCCACACTGTCAAGGTGGGCTATTTTCAGGGCACCAACAGCGCGGAAATGCCCCGCAAGGCCAACATGGTCAGCTATCCCAGCCGCGCGGACGGCCCCATGGCCTATCTGACCACCACGGACCATGCCTGGGATTACAGCATCTCCAATACCTACAAGATCTACGAAAATCTGCTGGTCAACCTGGAAGCCGCCTATGTGAACCTGCACCTGGACGGTGACACCTGGCACGGCGTGGAAGATTCGCAGTACCGCGACAACTGGCGCGTTTCGCTCTCCTTCCGTTACCTGTTCTGA